The proteins below are encoded in one region of Carettochelys insculpta isolate YL-2023 chromosome 32, ASM3395843v1, whole genome shotgun sequence:
- the RNF212B gene encoding E3 ubiquitin-protein ligase RNF212B isoform X6, with product MDWFHCNKCFCQDGADFCITSCGHLFCRKCFPGDKCPVCGATCQSRRLAGDMKPQEKIFFKSPVDTTLNYLAHVAQVWGFQRAQTGRLLSFYKDRASQAETALRETRQKLTTRDRELEVLRRENDELKKYLSVLKEQHATAGGHHAALAEWRFTAPLPALQPGGEPLLLPGVHPPASLRRPQLGAGCRSCPDPRWLQHRDPLSSLHPESALPGLLVRRPDPHAGPLPHAPPRGGGWAEPGRTPLGTGHLHRSKRGGHPPEQPERGEATACTAELHPLSAWQQAPWSEPGPPAVARGAPKTPGCPSPKDLVSCPCPPCILSTAQPISPSPPSANAASPPTASPWPVFTPLLVPAPPQCSSFPPCQ from the exons ATGGATTGGTTTCACTGCAACAAGTGCTTCTGTCAAGACGGCGCCGATTTCTGCATCACCAGCTGCGGACACCTCTTCTGCCGGAAGTGCTTTCCCGGGG ATAAATGTCCCGTTTGTGGAGCCACCTGCCAATCTCGCCGCCTCGCCGGTGAC ATGAAACCCCAGGAAAAGATCTTTTTCAAGAGCCCGGTGGACACGACCCTCAACTATCTGGCTCACGTCGCCCAG GTGTGGGGCTTCCAGCGGGCGCAGACGGGGCGGCTGCTCTCTTTCTACAAGGACAGGGCATCCCAGGCCGAGACGGCCCTGCGGGAGACCCGCCAGAAACTCACCACCCGTGACAG ggagctggaggtgctgcGGCGGGAGAACGACGAGCTGAAGAAATACCTGAGCGTCCTCAAG GAGCAGCACGCCACGGCCGGTGGGCATCACGCCGCCCTCGCAGAGTG GCGCTTCACGGCCCcgctcccagctctgcagccaggtgGTGAG CCGCTCCTCCTCCCTGGAGTCCATCCCCCAGCGTCTCTCCGGCGCCCCCAGCTGGGCG caggctgcaggagctgcccggACCCCCGCTGGCTCCAGCATCG CGACCCCCTCTCCAGCCTCCACCCGGAGTCTGCCCTACCG GGCCTCCTCGTCCGCCGCCCAGACCCCCATGCTGGGCCCCTTCCCCATGCGCCCCCCAGGGGGGGAGGCTGGGCTGAGCCGGGGCGCACCCCCCTCGGCACTGGGCATCTTCACAG atccAAGAGAGGTGGGCACCCCCCGGAGCAGCCGGAGCGTGGAGAGGCCACGGCCTGTACAG CTGAGCTTCACCCCCTCTCGGCCTGGCAG CAGGCCCCTTGGAGCGAGCCGGGGCCCCCAGCTGTAGCCCGCGGGGCACCGAAAACGCCTGGGTGCCCCAGCCCGAAGGATTTggtgtcctgcccctgccccccatgtataCTCAGCACCGCACAgcccatctcccccagccccccctccgccaatgcagccagcccccccacagcctcaCCCTGGCCTGTGTTCACCCCCTTGTTagtcccagcccccccccagtgcTCTAGCTTCCCCCCATGCCAATAA
- the RNF212B gene encoding E3 ubiquitin-protein ligase RNF212B isoform X8, with translation MDWFHCNKCFCQDGADFCITSCGHLFCRKCFPGDKCPVCGATCQSRRLAGDMKPQEKIFFKSPVDTTLNYLAHVAQVWGFQRAQTGRLLSFYKDRASQAETALRETRQKLTTRDRELEVLRRENDELKKYLSVLKEQHATAGGHHAALAEWRFTAPLPALQPGGEPLLLPGVHPPASLRRPQLGAGCRSCPDPRWLQHRDPLSSLHPESALPGLLVRRPDPHAGPLPHAPPRGGGWAEPGRTPLGTGHLHRSKRGGHPPEQPERGEATACTAELHPLSAWQAPWSEPGPPAVARGAPKTPGCPSPKDLVSCPCPPCILSTAQPISPSPPSANAASPPTASPWPVFTPLLVPAPPQCSSFPPCQ, from the exons ATGGATTGGTTTCACTGCAACAAGTGCTTCTGTCAAGACGGCGCCGATTTCTGCATCACCAGCTGCGGACACCTCTTCTGCCGGAAGTGCTTTCCCGGGG ATAAATGTCCCGTTTGTGGAGCCACCTGCCAATCTCGCCGCCTCGCCGGTGAC ATGAAACCCCAGGAAAAGATCTTTTTCAAGAGCCCGGTGGACACGACCCTCAACTATCTGGCTCACGTCGCCCAG GTGTGGGGCTTCCAGCGGGCGCAGACGGGGCGGCTGCTCTCTTTCTACAAGGACAGGGCATCCCAGGCCGAGACGGCCCTGCGGGAGACCCGCCAGAAACTCACCACCCGTGACAG ggagctggaggtgctgcGGCGGGAGAACGACGAGCTGAAGAAATACCTGAGCGTCCTCAAG GAGCAGCACGCCACGGCCGGTGGGCATCACGCCGCCCTCGCAGAGTG GCGCTTCACGGCCCcgctcccagctctgcagccaggtgGTGAG CCGCTCCTCCTCCCTGGAGTCCATCCCCCAGCGTCTCTCCGGCGCCCCCAGCTGGGCG caggctgcaggagctgcccggACCCCCGCTGGCTCCAGCATCG CGACCCCCTCTCCAGCCTCCACCCGGAGTCTGCCCTACCG GGCCTCCTCGTCCGCCGCCCAGACCCCCATGCTGGGCCCCTTCCCCATGCGCCCCCCAGGGGGGGAGGCTGGGCTGAGCCGGGGCGCACCCCCCTCGGCACTGGGCATCTTCACAG atccAAGAGAGGTGGGCACCCCCCGGAGCAGCCGGAGCGTGGAGAGGCCACGGCCTGTACAG CTGAGCTTCACCCCCTCTCGGCCTGGCAG GCCCCTTGGAGCGAGCCGGGGCCCCCAGCTGTAGCCCGCGGGGCACCGAAAACGCCTGGGTGCCCCAGCCCGAAGGATTTggtgtcctgcccctgccccccatgtataCTCAGCACCGCACAgcccatctcccccagccccccctccgccaatgcagccagcccccccacagcctcaCCCTGGCCTGTGTTCACCCCCTTGTTagtcccagcccccccccagtgcTCTAGCTTCCCCCCATGCCAATAA
- the RNF212B gene encoding E3 ubiquitin-protein ligase RNF212B isoform X13, with product MDWFHCNKCFCQDGADFCITSCGHLFCRKCFPGDKCPVCGATCQSRRLAGDMKPQEKIFFKSPVDTTLNYLAHVAQVWGFQRAQTGRLLSFYKDRASQAETALRETRQKLTTRDRELEVLRRENDELKKYLSVLKEQHATAGGHHAALAEWRFTAPLPALQPGGEPLLLPGVHPPASLRRPQLGAGCRSCPDPRWLQHRDPLSSLHPESALPGLLVRRPDPHAGPLPHAPPRGGGWAEPGRTPLGTGHLHRSKRGGHPPEQPERGEATACTGPLERAGAPSCSPRGTENAWVPQPEGFGVLPLPPMYTQHRTAHLPQPPLRQCSQPPHSLTLACVHPLVSPSPPPVL from the exons ATGGATTGGTTTCACTGCAACAAGTGCTTCTGTCAAGACGGCGCCGATTTCTGCATCACCAGCTGCGGACACCTCTTCTGCCGGAAGTGCTTTCCCGGGG ATAAATGTCCCGTTTGTGGAGCCACCTGCCAATCTCGCCGCCTCGCCGGTGAC ATGAAACCCCAGGAAAAGATCTTTTTCAAGAGCCCGGTGGACACGACCCTCAACTATCTGGCTCACGTCGCCCAG GTGTGGGGCTTCCAGCGGGCGCAGACGGGGCGGCTGCTCTCTTTCTACAAGGACAGGGCATCCCAGGCCGAGACGGCCCTGCGGGAGACCCGCCAGAAACTCACCACCCGTGACAG ggagctggaggtgctgcGGCGGGAGAACGACGAGCTGAAGAAATACCTGAGCGTCCTCAAG GAGCAGCACGCCACGGCCGGTGGGCATCACGCCGCCCTCGCAGAGTG GCGCTTCACGGCCCcgctcccagctctgcagccaggtgGTGAG CCGCTCCTCCTCCCTGGAGTCCATCCCCCAGCGTCTCTCCGGCGCCCCCAGCTGGGCG caggctgcaggagctgcccggACCCCCGCTGGCTCCAGCATCG CGACCCCCTCTCCAGCCTCCACCCGGAGTCTGCCCTACCG GGCCTCCTCGTCCGCCGCCCAGACCCCCATGCTGGGCCCCTTCCCCATGCGCCCCCCAGGGGGGGAGGCTGGGCTGAGCCGGGGCGCACCCCCCTCGGCACTGGGCATCTTCACAG atccAAGAGAGGTGGGCACCCCCCGGAGCAGCCGGAGCGTGGAGAGGCCACGGCCTGTACAG GCCCCTTGGAGCGAGCCGGGGCCCCCAGCTGTAGCCCGCGGGGCACCGAAAACGCCTGGGTGCCCCAGCCCGAAGGATTTggtgtcctgcccctgccccccatgtataCTCAGCACCGCACAgcccatctcccccagccccccctccgccaatgcagccagcccccccacagcctcaCCCTGGCCTGTGTTCACCCCCTTGTTagtcccagcccccccccagtgcTCTAG
- the RNF212B gene encoding E3 ubiquitin-protein ligase RNF212B isoform X9 — MDWFHCNKCFCQDGADFCITSCGHLFCRKCFPGDKCPVCGATCQSRRLAGDMKPQEKIFFKSPVDTTLNYLAHVAQVWGFQRAQTGRLLSFYKDRASQAETALRETRQKLTTRDRELEVLRRENDELKKYLSVLKEQHATAGGHHAALAEWRFTAPLPALQPGGEPLLLPGVHPPASLRRPQLGGCRSCPDPRWLQHRDPLSSLHPESALPGLLVRRPDPHAGPLPHAPPRGGGWAEPGRTPLGTGHLHRSKRGGHPPEQPERGEATACTAELHPLSAWQQAPWSEPGPPAVARGAPKTPGCPSPKDLVSCPCPPCILSTAQPISPSPPSANAASPPTASPWPVFTPLLVPAPPQCSSFPPCQ, encoded by the exons ATGGATTGGTTTCACTGCAACAAGTGCTTCTGTCAAGACGGCGCCGATTTCTGCATCACCAGCTGCGGACACCTCTTCTGCCGGAAGTGCTTTCCCGGGG ATAAATGTCCCGTTTGTGGAGCCACCTGCCAATCTCGCCGCCTCGCCGGTGAC ATGAAACCCCAGGAAAAGATCTTTTTCAAGAGCCCGGTGGACACGACCCTCAACTATCTGGCTCACGTCGCCCAG GTGTGGGGCTTCCAGCGGGCGCAGACGGGGCGGCTGCTCTCTTTCTACAAGGACAGGGCATCCCAGGCCGAGACGGCCCTGCGGGAGACCCGCCAGAAACTCACCACCCGTGACAG ggagctggaggtgctgcGGCGGGAGAACGACGAGCTGAAGAAATACCTGAGCGTCCTCAAG GAGCAGCACGCCACGGCCGGTGGGCATCACGCCGCCCTCGCAGAGTG GCGCTTCACGGCCCcgctcccagctctgcagccaggtgGTGAG CCGCTCCTCCTCCCTGGAGTCCATCCCCCAGCGTCTCTCCGGCGCCCCCAGCTGGGCG gctgcaggagctgcccggACCCCCGCTGGCTCCAGCATCG CGACCCCCTCTCCAGCCTCCACCCGGAGTCTGCCCTACCG GGCCTCCTCGTCCGCCGCCCAGACCCCCATGCTGGGCCCCTTCCCCATGCGCCCCCCAGGGGGGGAGGCTGGGCTGAGCCGGGGCGCACCCCCCTCGGCACTGGGCATCTTCACAG atccAAGAGAGGTGGGCACCCCCCGGAGCAGCCGGAGCGTGGAGAGGCCACGGCCTGTACAG CTGAGCTTCACCCCCTCTCGGCCTGGCAG CAGGCCCCTTGGAGCGAGCCGGGGCCCCCAGCTGTAGCCCGCGGGGCACCGAAAACGCCTGGGTGCCCCAGCCCGAAGGATTTggtgtcctgcccctgccccccatgtataCTCAGCACCGCACAgcccatctcccccagccccccctccgccaatgcagccagcccccccacagcctcaCCCTGGCCTGTGTTCACCCCCTTGTTagtcccagcccccccccagtgcTCTAGCTTCCCCCCATGCCAATAA
- the RNF212B gene encoding E3 ubiquitin-protein ligase RNF212B isoform X14: MDWFHCNKCFCQDGADFCITSCGHLFCRKCFPGDKCPVCGATCQSRRLAGDMKPQEKIFFKSPVDTTLNYLAHVAQVWGFQRAQTGRLLSFYKDRASQAETALRETRQKLTTRDRELEVLRRENDELKKYLSVLKEQHATAGGHHAALAEWRFTAPLPALQPGGEQAAGAARTPAGSSIATPSPASTRSLPYRASSSAAQTPMLGPFPMRPPGGEAGLSRGAPPSALGIFTDPREVGTPRSSRSVERPRPVQQAPWSEPGPPAVARGAPKTPGCPSPKDLVSCPCPPCILSTAQPISPSPPSANAASPPTASPWPVFTPLLVPAPPQCSSFPPCQ, translated from the exons ATGGATTGGTTTCACTGCAACAAGTGCTTCTGTCAAGACGGCGCCGATTTCTGCATCACCAGCTGCGGACACCTCTTCTGCCGGAAGTGCTTTCCCGGGG ATAAATGTCCCGTTTGTGGAGCCACCTGCCAATCTCGCCGCCTCGCCGGTGAC ATGAAACCCCAGGAAAAGATCTTTTTCAAGAGCCCGGTGGACACGACCCTCAACTATCTGGCTCACGTCGCCCAG GTGTGGGGCTTCCAGCGGGCGCAGACGGGGCGGCTGCTCTCTTTCTACAAGGACAGGGCATCCCAGGCCGAGACGGCCCTGCGGGAGACCCGCCAGAAACTCACCACCCGTGACAG ggagctggaggtgctgcGGCGGGAGAACGACGAGCTGAAGAAATACCTGAGCGTCCTCAAG GAGCAGCACGCCACGGCCGGTGGGCATCACGCCGCCCTCGCAGAGTG GCGCTTCACGGCCCcgctcccagctctgcagccaggtgGTGAG caggctgcaggagctgcccggACCCCCGCTGGCTCCAGCATCG CGACCCCCTCTCCAGCCTCCACCCGGAGTCTGCCCTACCG GGCCTCCTCGTCCGCCGCCCAGACCCCCATGCTGGGCCCCTTCCCCATGCGCCCCCCAGGGGGGGAGGCTGGGCTGAGCCGGGGCGCACCCCCCTCGGCACTGGGCATCTTCACAG atccAAGAGAGGTGGGCACCCCCCGGAGCAGCCGGAGCGTGGAGAGGCCACGGCCTGTACAG CAGGCCCCTTGGAGCGAGCCGGGGCCCCCAGCTGTAGCCCGCGGGGCACCGAAAACGCCTGGGTGCCCCAGCCCGAAGGATTTggtgtcctgcccctgccccccatgtataCTCAGCACCGCACAgcccatctcccccagccccccctccgccaatgcagccagcccccccacagcctcaCCCTGGCCTGTGTTCACCCCCTTGTTagtcccagcccccccccagtgcTCTAGCTTCCCCCCATGCCAATAA
- the RNF212B gene encoding E3 ubiquitin-protein ligase RNF212B isoform X4 has translation MDWFHCNKCFCQDGADFCITSCGHLFCRKCFPGDKCPVCGATCQSRRLAGDMKPQEKIFFKSPVDTTLNYLAHVAQVWGFQRAQTGRLLSFYKDRASQAETALRETRQKLTTRDRELEVLRRENDELKKYLSVLKEQHATAGGHHAALAEWRFTAPLPALQPGGEQAAGAARTPAGSSIGERDGGRSSPSGSEPRPRVAPRGLPAPQGAGSPAPFPHPRPHKPSPFCSTATPSPASTRSLPYRASSSAAQTPMLGPFPMRPPGGEAGLSRGAPPSALGIFTDPREVGTPRSSRSVERPRPVQQAPWSEPGPPAVARGAPKTPGCPSPKDLVSCPCPPCILSTAQPISPSPPSANAASPPTASPWPVFTPLLVPAPPQCSSFPPCQ, from the exons ATGGATTGGTTTCACTGCAACAAGTGCTTCTGTCAAGACGGCGCCGATTTCTGCATCACCAGCTGCGGACACCTCTTCTGCCGGAAGTGCTTTCCCGGGG ATAAATGTCCCGTTTGTGGAGCCACCTGCCAATCTCGCCGCCTCGCCGGTGAC ATGAAACCCCAGGAAAAGATCTTTTTCAAGAGCCCGGTGGACACGACCCTCAACTATCTGGCTCACGTCGCCCAG GTGTGGGGCTTCCAGCGGGCGCAGACGGGGCGGCTGCTCTCTTTCTACAAGGACAGGGCATCCCAGGCCGAGACGGCCCTGCGGGAGACCCGCCAGAAACTCACCACCCGTGACAG ggagctggaggtgctgcGGCGGGAGAACGACGAGCTGAAGAAATACCTGAGCGTCCTCAAG GAGCAGCACGCCACGGCCGGTGGGCATCACGCCGCCCTCGCAGAGTG GCGCTTCACGGCCCcgctcccagctctgcagccaggtgGTGAG caggctgcaggagctgcccggACCCCCGCTGGCTCCAGCATCGGTGAGCGGGATGGGGGCCGGTCGTCCCCCTCAGGCTCCGAGCCACGGCCCAGGGTCGCCCCCAGGGGtctgcctgccccccagggcGCTGGGTCACCCGCACCTTtcccacacccccgcccccacaaacCGTCTCCCTTCTGCTCCACAGCGACCCCCTCTCCAGCCTCCACCCGGAGTCTGCCCTACCG GGCCTCCTCGTCCGCCGCCCAGACCCCCATGCTGGGCCCCTTCCCCATGCGCCCCCCAGGGGGGGAGGCTGGGCTGAGCCGGGGCGCACCCCCCTCGGCACTGGGCATCTTCACAG atccAAGAGAGGTGGGCACCCCCCGGAGCAGCCGGAGCGTGGAGAGGCCACGGCCTGTACAG CAGGCCCCTTGGAGCGAGCCGGGGCCCCCAGCTGTAGCCCGCGGGGCACCGAAAACGCCTGGGTGCCCCAGCCCGAAGGATTTggtgtcctgcccctgccccccatgtataCTCAGCACCGCACAgcccatctcccccagccccccctccgccaatgcagccagcccccccacagcctcaCCCTGGCCTGTGTTCACCCCCTTGTTagtcccagcccccccccagtgcTCTAGCTTCCCCCCATGCCAATAA
- the RNF212B gene encoding E3 ubiquitin-protein ligase RNF212B isoform X10, whose protein sequence is MDWFHCNKCFCQDGADFCITSCGHLFCRKCFPGDKCPVCGATCQSRRLAGDMKPQEKIFFKSPVDTTLNYLAHVAQVWGFQRAQTGRLLSFYKDRASQAETALRETRQKLTTRDRELEVLRRENDELKKYLSVLKASPSRCQGSRSSTPRPVGITPPSQSGASRPRSQLCSQVVSRSSSLESIPQRLSGAPSWAQAAGAARTPAGSSIGERDGGRSSPSGSEPRPRVAPRGLPAPQGAGSPAPFPHPRPHKPSPFCSTATPSPASTRSLPYRASSSAAQTPMLGPFPMRPPGGEAGLSRGAPPSALGIFTDPREVGTPRSSRSVERPRPVQLSFTPSRPGSRPLGASRGPQL, encoded by the exons ATGGATTGGTTTCACTGCAACAAGTGCTTCTGTCAAGACGGCGCCGATTTCTGCATCACCAGCTGCGGACACCTCTTCTGCCGGAAGTGCTTTCCCGGGG ATAAATGTCCCGTTTGTGGAGCCACCTGCCAATCTCGCCGCCTCGCCGGTGAC ATGAAACCCCAGGAAAAGATCTTTTTCAAGAGCCCGGTGGACACGACCCTCAACTATCTGGCTCACGTCGCCCAG GTGTGGGGCTTCCAGCGGGCGCAGACGGGGCGGCTGCTCTCTTTCTACAAGGACAGGGCATCCCAGGCCGAGACGGCCCTGCGGGAGACCCGCCAGAAACTCACCACCCGTGACAG ggagctggaggtgctgcGGCGGGAGAACGACGAGCTGAAGAAATACCTGAGCGTCCTCAAG gCCTCGCCCAGCCGGTGCCAGGGCAGCAG GAGCAGCACGCCACGGCCGGTGGGCATCACGCCGCCCTCGCAGAGTG GCGCTTCACGGCCCcgctcccagctctgcagccaggtgGTGAG CCGCTCCTCCTCCCTGGAGTCCATCCCCCAGCGTCTCTCCGGCGCCCCCAGCTGGGCG caggctgcaggagctgcccggACCCCCGCTGGCTCCAGCATCGGTGAGCGGGATGGGGGCCGGTCGTCCCCCTCAGGCTCCGAGCCACGGCCCAGGGTCGCCCCCAGGGGtctgcctgccccccagggcGCTGGGTCACCCGCACCTTtcccacacccccgcccccacaaacCGTCTCCCTTCTGCTCCACAGCGACCCCCTCTCCAGCCTCCACCCGGAGTCTGCCCTACCG GGCCTCCTCGTCCGCCGCCCAGACCCCCATGCTGGGCCCCTTCCCCATGCGCCCCCCAGGGGGGGAGGCTGGGCTGAGCCGGGGCGCACCCCCCTCGGCACTGGGCATCTTCACAG atccAAGAGAGGTGGGCACCCCCCGGAGCAGCCGGAGCGTGGAGAGGCCACGGCCTGTACAG CTGAGCTTCACCCCCTCTCGGCCTGGCAG CAGGCCCCTTGGAGCGAGCCGGGGCCCCCAGCTGTAG
- the RNF212B gene encoding E3 ubiquitin-protein ligase RNF212B isoform X11: MDWFHCNKCFCQDGADFCITSCGHLFCRKCFPGDKCPVCGATCQSRRLAGDMKPQEKIFFKSPVDTTLNYLAHVAQVWGFQRAQTGRLLSFYKDRASQAETALRETRQKLTTRDRELEVLRRENDELKKYLSVLKASPSRCQGSRSSTPRPVGITPPSQSGASRPRSQLCSQVVSRSSSLESIPQRLSGAPSWAQAAGAARTPAGSSIGERDGGRSSPSGSEPRPRVAPRGLPAPQGAGSPAPFPHPRPHKPSPFCSTATPSPASTRSLPYRASSSAAQTPMLGPFPMRPPGGEAGLSRGAPPSALGIFTDPREVGTPRSSRSVERPRPVQLSFTPSRPGRPLGASRGPQL; this comes from the exons ATGGATTGGTTTCACTGCAACAAGTGCTTCTGTCAAGACGGCGCCGATTTCTGCATCACCAGCTGCGGACACCTCTTCTGCCGGAAGTGCTTTCCCGGGG ATAAATGTCCCGTTTGTGGAGCCACCTGCCAATCTCGCCGCCTCGCCGGTGAC ATGAAACCCCAGGAAAAGATCTTTTTCAAGAGCCCGGTGGACACGACCCTCAACTATCTGGCTCACGTCGCCCAG GTGTGGGGCTTCCAGCGGGCGCAGACGGGGCGGCTGCTCTCTTTCTACAAGGACAGGGCATCCCAGGCCGAGACGGCCCTGCGGGAGACCCGCCAGAAACTCACCACCCGTGACAG ggagctggaggtgctgcGGCGGGAGAACGACGAGCTGAAGAAATACCTGAGCGTCCTCAAG gCCTCGCCCAGCCGGTGCCAGGGCAGCAG GAGCAGCACGCCACGGCCGGTGGGCATCACGCCGCCCTCGCAGAGTG GCGCTTCACGGCCCcgctcccagctctgcagccaggtgGTGAG CCGCTCCTCCTCCCTGGAGTCCATCCCCCAGCGTCTCTCCGGCGCCCCCAGCTGGGCG caggctgcaggagctgcccggACCCCCGCTGGCTCCAGCATCGGTGAGCGGGATGGGGGCCGGTCGTCCCCCTCAGGCTCCGAGCCACGGCCCAGGGTCGCCCCCAGGGGtctgcctgccccccagggcGCTGGGTCACCCGCACCTTtcccacacccccgcccccacaaacCGTCTCCCTTCTGCTCCACAGCGACCCCCTCTCCAGCCTCCACCCGGAGTCTGCCCTACCG GGCCTCCTCGTCCGCCGCCCAGACCCCCATGCTGGGCCCCTTCCCCATGCGCCCCCCAGGGGGGGAGGCTGGGCTGAGCCGGGGCGCACCCCCCTCGGCACTGGGCATCTTCACAG atccAAGAGAGGTGGGCACCCCCCGGAGCAGCCGGAGCGTGGAGAGGCCACGGCCTGTACAG CTGAGCTTCACCCCCTCTCGGCCTGGCAG GCCCCTTGGAGCGAGCCGGGGCCCCCAGCTGTAG
- the RNF212B gene encoding E3 ubiquitin-protein ligase RNF212B isoform X1, protein MDWFHCNKCFCQDGADFCITSCGHLFCRKCFPGDKCPVCGATCQSRRLAGDMKPQEKIFFKSPVDTTLNYLAHVAQVWGFQRAQTGRLLSFYKDRASQAETALRETRQKLTTRDRELEVLRRENDELKKYLSVLKASPSRCQGSRSSTPRPVGITPPSQSGASRPRSQLCSQVVSRSSSLESIPQRLSGAPSWAQAAGAARTPAGSSIGERDGGRSSPSGSEPRPRVAPRGLPAPQGAGSPAPFPHPRPHKPSPFCSTATPSPASTRSLPYRASSSAAQTPMLGPFPMRPPGGEAGLSRGAPPSALGIFTDPREVGTPRSSRSVERPRPVQQAPWSEPGPPAVARGAPKTPGCPSPKDLVSCPCPPCILSTAQPISPSPPSANAASPPTASPWPVFTPLLVPAPPQCSSFPPCQ, encoded by the exons ATGGATTGGTTTCACTGCAACAAGTGCTTCTGTCAAGACGGCGCCGATTTCTGCATCACCAGCTGCGGACACCTCTTCTGCCGGAAGTGCTTTCCCGGGG ATAAATGTCCCGTTTGTGGAGCCACCTGCCAATCTCGCCGCCTCGCCGGTGAC ATGAAACCCCAGGAAAAGATCTTTTTCAAGAGCCCGGTGGACACGACCCTCAACTATCTGGCTCACGTCGCCCAG GTGTGGGGCTTCCAGCGGGCGCAGACGGGGCGGCTGCTCTCTTTCTACAAGGACAGGGCATCCCAGGCCGAGACGGCCCTGCGGGAGACCCGCCAGAAACTCACCACCCGTGACAG ggagctggaggtgctgcGGCGGGAGAACGACGAGCTGAAGAAATACCTGAGCGTCCTCAAG gCCTCGCCCAGCCGGTGCCAGGGCAGCAG GAGCAGCACGCCACGGCCGGTGGGCATCACGCCGCCCTCGCAGAGTG GCGCTTCACGGCCCcgctcccagctctgcagccaggtgGTGAG CCGCTCCTCCTCCCTGGAGTCCATCCCCCAGCGTCTCTCCGGCGCCCCCAGCTGGGCG caggctgcaggagctgcccggACCCCCGCTGGCTCCAGCATCGGTGAGCGGGATGGGGGCCGGTCGTCCCCCTCAGGCTCCGAGCCACGGCCCAGGGTCGCCCCCAGGGGtctgcctgccccccagggcGCTGGGTCACCCGCACCTTtcccacacccccgcccccacaaacCGTCTCCCTTCTGCTCCACAGCGACCCCCTCTCCAGCCTCCACCCGGAGTCTGCCCTACCG GGCCTCCTCGTCCGCCGCCCAGACCCCCATGCTGGGCCCCTTCCCCATGCGCCCCCCAGGGGGGGAGGCTGGGCTGAGCCGGGGCGCACCCCCCTCGGCACTGGGCATCTTCACAG atccAAGAGAGGTGGGCACCCCCCGGAGCAGCCGGAGCGTGGAGAGGCCACGGCCTGTACAG CAGGCCCCTTGGAGCGAGCCGGGGCCCCCAGCTGTAGCCCGCGGGGCACCGAAAACGCCTGGGTGCCCCAGCCCGAAGGATTTggtgtcctgcccctgccccccatgtataCTCAGCACCGCACAgcccatctcccccagccccccctccgccaatgcagccagcccccccacagcctcaCCCTGGCCTGTGTTCACCCCCTTGTTagtcccagcccccccccagtgcTCTAGCTTCCCCCCATGCCAATAA